The window CAGTTATAAAGGCCGCCGATTCCTTGTGTAGTAAGGGCTCGGCGGCCTTTTAGTGTTACAAAAAGTTGTTGCTTAAATCAGGTTTTTTTCGTGGCCCCCAGAATTTTTTTAATGTCCCCTAATCTAAGATACTTGCGGCTGAGATCTACGCCGAGCGTTTCGGTGATCGCTTTTGTGATCTCATCGGCGTGGTCGAAGACATACCAATTTTCTTCGAGGCGGCTTCCTGATGACTTGTTCAGGCTTTCCACGATCCTTGGGATCGGGTATTTGTTTCCGAGGCCCTGCGCCAACAGGCGGACGATAACAAGCGCGACGAAACAGATAAGGAAATGCGCCTGTATGTGGTCATTGCGCGAAAGATAAACAGGGCGGGCTTCAAGGTCGCTTTTCGTGACTTTGAACGCCTCTTCGATGCGCCAGAGCCCGCGATAGATTTCGACGATCTCCTCGTCACTCTTCTTCCACTCGCTGGTGACGATGGCGTAGTAGCCATCGAATTTTTCTTCCTCGCGCAATTTCTTCTCGTCGAATACGGGCTTTTGTTTTGTGGTCATGATCTCACCCGTATCCGGGTCGAAAACAAGATTTTTCACGTATTTCGCCGCACCGTAGGAGGTGGCCTTGTTGTATCTTGAAGGACTCTTTACCAGTTCCCGGGCTTTCAAGAGGGCGGGTTCACGGTCGGCCTTTGCTTTGCGGTCGTAGTCGGCGCTGTAAAACACGACCTGCTTTTCGTCAATGCGGACCTTGCTTCTGCCCCCTTTCGCATTGCTGACGGCAATTTCGCGCGGATACAGCCTGGACTTGATTTTGTGATCGCCGCCGATCTGCCGGTACCCCGATCCGTCCAGGACGTAATCTTTAATTTCCTTGTTTCTGCCGCGCACAGTTTGCGAATAGACATACCCATCGCCTCGGGCAAGGCAAAACGCGATGTTGTCCGCCGTGTTGACCCCCTTGTCCGCGACAACGATGGTACGGCCGACCTCGTAATCTTTTTTCACTTTAGCCAAAATTGGCATCAGGGTCTCGCAGTCATTGGTGTTGCCCGGGAAAAGATCATACGAGACAGGGATGCCTTTTGTGTCCATCAAAAGCCCCATCTGCACGATCGGGTCCGGACGGTGCTCTTTGGACACGCCTTTTCTTTTCATCTCGTCCTGCCTGTCGGTCTCGAAATAGTAATTTGT of the Candidatus Diapherotrites archaeon genome contains:
- a CDS encoding IS1634 family transposase; its protein translation is MSIVQGYRDPVTKKVRHKTVKSLGYLEVLAKEYPDPIAHFRSVVEDMNKKAALEKQPVAISLNPEETLTESPANRKNIGYAALSKPYHELGLHTFFYNNSRSFKSEFNTNNIMKLLVFSRILAPASKKKTYEEKGRYFENTDFSLDDVYRCLTQAVTFKDGLQLYLHRQMKNKFGRSTELVYYDVTNYYFETDRQDEMKRKGVSKEHRPDPIVQMGLLMDTKGIPVSYDLFPGNTNDCETLMPILAKVKKDYEVGRTIVVADKGVNTADNIAFCLARGDGYVYSQTVRGRNKEIKDYVLDGSGYRQIGGDHKIKSRLYPREIAVSNAKGGRSKVRIDEKQVVFYSADYDRKAKADREPALLKARELVKSPSRYNKATSYGAAKYVKNLVFDPDTGEIMTTKQKPVFDEKKLREEEKFDGYYAIVTSEWKKSDEEIVEIYRGLWRIEEAFKVTKSDLEARPVYLSRNDHIQAHFLICFVALVIVRLLAQGLGNKYPIPRIVESLNKSSGSRLEENWYVFDHADEITKAITETLGVDLSRKYLRLGDIKKILGATKKT